A window of the Gammaproteobacteria bacterium genome harbors these coding sequences:
- the orn gene encoding oligoribonuclease, which produces MSQQMPPPVSASPDPNALIWIDLEMTGLSPEADRIIEIATIVTDSALNVIAEGPVLAVRQSDAALNGMDDWNKRTHGATGLIERVKASLVTEADAERQTLEFLSRYVPAKRSPMCGNSICQDRRFLARYMPGLEAWFHYRNLDVSTLKELVTRWCPDLASGFSKKASHKALDDIRESIDELRYYREKFLNVGNK; this is translated from the coding sequence ATGTCGCAGCAAATGCCGCCGCCGGTATCGGCGTCGCCGGATCCAAATGCGTTGATCTGGATTGACCTTGAGATGACGGGGTTAAGCCCCGAGGCGGATCGCATCATCGAGATTGCTACCATCGTTACCGACAGCGCCCTCAATGTCATCGCTGAAGGACCGGTGCTGGCCGTGCGTCAGAGCGATGCCGCACTCAATGGCATGGATGACTGGAACAAGCGCACGCACGGTGCCACTGGTTTGATCGAACGCGTGAAGGCATCGCTCGTTACCGAGGCCGATGCCGAGCGGCAGACGCTCGAATTTTTGAGCCGCTATGTGCCGGCGAAGCGCTCGCCGATGTGTGGTAACAGTATTTGCCAGGATCGGCGTTTTCTTGCGCGCTATATGCCGGGCCTGGAAGCGTGGTTCCACTACCGTAACCTCGACGTCAGCACGCTGAAGGAACTGGTCACACGCTGGTGCCCGGACCTCGCCAGCGGATTTTCCAAGAAGGCGTCGCACAAGGCGCTCGACGACATTCGCGAATCGATCGATGAGTTGCGTTATTACCGCGAGAAATTTCTGAACGTCGGTAATAAATAA
- the queG gene encoding tRNA epoxyqueuosine(34) reductase QueG, translated as MSNTPDPDFAQLAHDIKSWGRELGFQQIGITDTDLGEAESHLWNWLNAGYHGEMAYMAAHGTRRSRPAELVPGSIRVIAARLDYLPSAADAQHVLDDHALGYISRYALGRDYHKVMRSRLQKLADRIAAVTGPFGYRVFSDSAPVLEKPLAQKAGLGWIGKHTNLLARDAGSWFFLGEMYTDLPLPIDTPATEHCGSCRACLDICPTQAFIGPYQLDARRCISYLTIELKGSIPEELRPLLGNRIYGCDDCQLVCPWNRFARLTSEPDFAKRHGLDAPQLIELFGWSEAEFLKRTEGSAMRRIGYEQWLRNVAVALGNAPTTAAVIDALNARAVHPSALVREHVVWALARHAM; from the coding sequence ATGAGCAACACGCCTGACCCGGATTTCGCCCAGCTCGCCCATGACATCAAATCATGGGGCCGCGAGCTCGGGTTTCAGCAAATCGGCATTACCGACACCGATCTCGGCGAAGCCGAATCGCATCTGTGGAACTGGCTCAACGCCGGTTATCACGGCGAGATGGCCTACATGGCAGCGCACGGCACGCGCCGCAGCCGGCCAGCCGAGCTGGTCCCCGGCAGCATCCGCGTCATCGCCGCGCGACTCGATTACTTGCCATCCGCCGCCGATGCCCAGCACGTGCTCGACGACCACGCGCTCGGTTACATCTCGCGTTACGCGCTCGGCCGCGATTACCACAAAGTCATGCGTAGCCGTCTGCAGAAGCTGGCCGATCGCATCGCCGCGGTAACAGGTCCATTCGGTTACCGCGTGTTCAGCGACAGCGCCCCGGTGCTGGAGAAACCGCTGGCGCAAAAGGCCGGCCTCGGCTGGATCGGCAAGCACACGAATCTCTTAGCGCGCGATGCCGGCTCGTGGTTTTTTCTCGGCGAGATGTACACCGATCTACCGCTGCCGATCGATACACCGGCCACCGAACACTGCGGCAGCTGCCGCGCCTGCCTCGATATTTGTCCGACGCAGGCGTTTATCGGTCCTTACCAACTCGACGCGCGCCGTTGTATCTCCTATTTAACCATCGAGCTGAAAGGATCGATTCCGGAAGAACTACGACCGCTGCTCGGCAATCGCATTTATGGTTGTGACGATTGCCAGTTGGTTTGCCCATGGAATCGATTCGCCCGTCTCACGAGCGAACCTGATTTCGCCAAGCGCCATGGTCTCGATGCGCCGCAACTCATCGAGTTGTTCGGCTGGAGCGAAGCGGAATTTCTAAAGCGGACCGAAGGATCGGCGATGCGCCGCATCGGTTACGAACAGTGGTTGCGGAATGTCGCCGTGGCCCTGGGAAACGCGCCGACAACCGCGGCGGTGATCGATGCGCTCAACGCACGCGCGGTACACCCATCGGCACTGGTGCGCGAACACGTGGTCTGGGCGCTGGCCCGTCATGCCATGTAG
- a CDS encoding NAD(P)H-hydrate dehydratase, whose protein sequence is MLPPSLYSAAQVRELDRRAIDVCGIAGAELMERAGAAAFRALRAGYPRARRIAVVCGPGNNGGDGYIVAYLVRAAGLEPHVFVVGDRSKPGDAVQARAQCEAAGIVTRPLTAAAFDDADVVVDALLGIGLERPVEGEWQAAIQAINASGRPIVAIDIPSGLHADTGAVMGLAVRADMTVCFIGLKAGLFTAAGREQAGEIVFDDLGVPSEVYTGIVPVARRLVERSLRGAVRQRARTAHKGSFGHVLVIGGGHGMPGAARLCGEAAYRIGAGLVTLVTHPAHAHVINQVRPELLAYGATTAADLAPLLARAEVLALGPGLSQDSWARSIYQAALAADMPMVVDADALNLLAAHPLRRANWVLTPHPGEAARLLDTTVIAVQRDRFAAVRALTERYGGVCVLKGSGTLIMTAGHATVALCDRGNPGMASGGTGDVLTGTIAGLMAQGLAADVATRTGVWLHATASDDAASDGEIGLLASDLIPHLRRRINQLASYDDTDTRSR, encoded by the coding sequence ATGCTACCTCCTTCTTTATATAGTGCGGCACAAGTACGCGAGCTCGATCGGCGCGCCATCGACGTCTGCGGCATTGCCGGCGCCGAGCTGATGGAGCGCGCCGGTGCCGCCGCATTCCGTGCGTTGCGGGCAGGTTACCCGCGAGCGCGTCGGATTGCGGTGGTATGTGGTCCGGGTAATAACGGCGGCGATGGTTATATTGTCGCGTACTTGGTTCGAGCGGCGGGACTGGAGCCGCACGTCTTCGTTGTCGGCGATCGTTCCAAACCGGGCGATGCCGTCCAGGCGCGTGCGCAGTGCGAGGCGGCTGGCATCGTTACGCGACCCTTGACCGCTGCCGCGTTCGACGATGCCGATGTTGTTGTCGATGCGTTGCTCGGCATCGGTCTGGAACGTCCAGTGGAAGGCGAGTGGCAGGCGGCGATTCAGGCGATCAATGCCAGCGGTCGCCCGATTGTCGCCATCGATATTCCGTCGGGGCTACACGCTGATACCGGTGCGGTGATGGGGCTCGCCGTGCGCGCCGATATGACGGTTTGTTTTATCGGCCTCAAGGCGGGATTGTTCACCGCCGCCGGGCGCGAGCAGGCGGGTGAAATTGTGTTCGACGATCTCGGTGTGCCGAGCGAGGTGTACACCGGTATCGTTCCGGTGGCGCGGCGCTTAGTCGAACGTTCACTGCGCGGTGCGGTCAGACAGCGAGCGCGCACAGCGCACAAGGGTAGCTTCGGTCATGTGCTGGTGATCGGTGGCGGTCATGGCATGCCGGGCGCGGCGAGATTGTGCGGCGAAGCGGCGTATCGCATCGGCGCCGGCCTCGTTACATTGGTCACCCATCCGGCGCATGCGCACGTTATTAACCAGGTGCGGCCCGAGCTATTGGCATACGGTGCGACCACGGCGGCCGATCTGGCGCCGCTGTTGGCGCGCGCCGAGGTGCTGGCGCTCGGTCCTGGGTTGTCGCAAGACAGTTGGGCGCGCAGCATTTATCAGGCGGCATTGGCCGCCGACATGCCGATGGTGGTCGATGCCGACGCGCTGAATTTGCTCGCGGCCCATCCACTGCGGCGCGCCAACTGGGTGTTGACGCCGCATCCCGGCGAGGCGGCGCGGCTGCTCGATACGACCGTCATCGCCGTTCAACGCGATCGTTTTGCCGCGGTGCGCGCACTGACCGAACGTTACGGGGGAGTCTGCGTTTTGAAAGGATCGGGCACACTGATCATGACCGCCGGGCATGCTACCGTTGCCTTGTGCGACCGCGGTAATCCTGGCATGGCCAGCGGCGGCACCGGCGATGTGCTCACCGGTACGATCGCCGGCCTGATGGCGCAGGGCTTGGCGGCTGACGTTGCCACGCGTACTGGCGTATGGCTGCACGCGACCGCCAGCGATGATGCGGCGAGCGACGGTGAAATCGGTTTGCTCGCGTCCGATCTAATTCCGCATCTGCGCCGTCGGATTAACCAACTCGCTAGCTATGACGACACTGACACTCGAAGCCGCTAA
- the tsaE gene encoding tRNA (adenosine(37)-N6)-threonylcarbamoyltransferase complex ATPase subunit type 1 TsaE, protein MTTLTLEAANTAETEAFGMRLSALLPPLRLIFVRGPLGAGKTTFVRGLLRGLGHEGVVKSPTFTLVEPYNFGEVSLYHFDLYRLTQPQELEFLGLRDYLAGDNICIVEWPERAGGILPAPDLDVMIQLNDKQGRLVQLQSHSRQGEAVLGGFR, encoded by the coding sequence ATGACGACACTGACACTCGAAGCCGCTAATACGGCCGAAACCGAAGCGTTCGGCATGCGCTTGTCGGCGTTGTTACCGCCGCTGCGTTTGATTTTTGTGCGTGGGCCGTTGGGCGCGGGCAAGACGACGTTCGTGCGCGGATTGTTGCGCGGGTTGGGTCATGAAGGGGTGGTCAAGAGCCCGACGTTCACATTGGTCGAGCCCTATAATTTTGGCGAAGTGTCGTTGTATCACTTCGATTTATACCGGCTTACACAGCCACAAGAGTTGGAATTTCTTGGACTACGTGATTATCTCGCTGGCGATAACATCTGTATCGTCGAATGGCCTGAGCGCGCCGGTGGTATTTTGCCGGCGCCGGACCTAGACGTTATGATTCAACTCAACGACAAGCAGGGCCGTCTCGTGCAGTTGCAGTCTCATTCCCGGCAAGGGGAAGCCGTGCTCGGCGGGTTTCGATGA
- a CDS encoding N-acetylmuramoyl-L-alanine amidase, translating to MSRHRIRLFLFLLLSIFSVTPVQAVVSVHNVREWRAPDHTRLVFDVSGPVQHRLSLLTDPNRIVLDLEDAEWQDELSELDFNGPVLAGLRTGRADAKSLRVVLDLKMAVQPRSFVLKPAGPYGHRLVLDLYDPKAQVVDDDKAIAEPEPVIESKREAKRTDKPKPIIVAIDAGHGGEDPGALGRRYRTREKDVTLAIAREVARRINQAPGMRAVLIRDGDYYVGLRERFTKARKHQADLFISIHADAVPGRAARGSSVYALSEKGATSAMAKYLADGENASDLIGGVSLNDKDEILAKVLLDLSHTKTIQDSLVFASDMLGELHRVGPLHGTRVRQAGFAVLKAPDIPSVLIETAFISNPTEEKKLRSSSFQQEMADGIYKGVKRFLARTPQGTAAIAREREDEPSPTARRRIALHE from the coding sequence ATGAGCCGGCACCGAATCCGTTTATTTTTATTTTTACTCCTCAGTATTTTCTCCGTTACCCCCGTTCAGGCGGTGGTGTCGGTGCACAACGTCCGCGAGTGGCGCGCACCCGATCACACGCGTCTGGTATTCGACGTTAGCGGGCCGGTCCAGCATCGATTGTCGTTGCTGACCGATCCGAATCGGATCGTCCTCGACTTGGAAGATGCCGAGTGGCAGGACGAGTTGTCCGAGCTCGACTTCAACGGCCCGGTGTTGGCCGGTTTGCGCACGGGTCGGGCGGACGCCAAATCGTTGCGGGTCGTGCTCGATCTGAAGATGGCGGTGCAGCCGCGTTCGTTCGTGCTGAAGCCGGCTGGACCCTACGGCCACCGTTTGGTGCTCGATCTGTACGACCCGAAGGCGCAGGTGGTCGACGACGACAAGGCCATAGCCGAGCCGGAACCGGTGATCGAATCCAAACGTGAAGCCAAACGCACCGATAAACCGAAACCCATCATCGTTGCGATCGATGCCGGTCACGGCGGCGAAGATCCCGGTGCGCTCGGCCGTCGTTATCGCACGCGTGAGAAAGATGTGACGCTCGCCATCGCCCGTGAGGTGGCCCGCCGAATCAATCAGGCGCCCGGCATGCGCGCGGTGCTGATTCGCGACGGCGATTACTACGTCGGCTTGCGCGAGCGCTTCACCAAGGCACGTAAACATCAGGCCGATCTGTTTATCTCGATCCACGCCGACGCCGTGCCGGGACGTGCGGCACGCGGCTCGTCGGTATATGCGTTATCGGAGAAGGGCGCGACCAGCGCCATGGCGAAGTACTTGGCCGACGGTGAAAACGCGTCCGACCTCATCGGCGGTGTCAGCCTGAACGACAAAGACGAGATTTTGGCGAAGGTGTTGCTCGACTTGTCGCACACCAAGACCATTCAAGACAGCCTGGTGTTCGCCAGCGATATGTTAGGCGAGCTTCATCGCGTCGGTCCGTTGCATGGCACACGCGTGCGCCAAGCCGGTTTCGCCGTGCTCAAGGCGCCGGATATCCCGTCGGTGTTGATCGAGACCGCATTTATTTCCAACCCGACGGAAGAAAAAAAGCTGCGCTCGTCGAGCTTTCAGCAGGAGATGGCCGACGGTATTTACAAAGGGGTTAAGCGCTTTCTGGCGCGCACACCGCAAGGGACGGCGGCGATTGCGCGGGAGCGGGAAGACGAGCCGTCGCCGACAGCGCGGCGGCGTATCGCGCTTCACGAGTGA
- the glnD gene encoding [protein-PII] uridylyltransferase — protein sequence MTTRVGKDEVFNAAKFEHALRETADVPSTLAAFRTTLRDGREALKRHYLSHPRQATHIIALHASLVDELLIRAWQHHQSLLPAHAALSLIAVGGYGRGELHPGSDVDILLLLKKAGANDVLMFAETFVRFLWDIGLEIGHSVRTLKECTQQAKGDVTIATNLMETRLLVGDAALFQQLRVATHPKKIWPSNKFFAAKREEQRERHLRFDDTAYNLEPNIKEGPGGLRDIQMISWVTQRHFDTQSLHELVEHGFLHEPEYRALVRGRDFLWQVRCGLHYLAGRREERLLFDHQRALAKLFGYVDQDGALAVEQFMKRYYRAIKELSLLNVILLQHFEEAILTRGRAKIEPINRRFQSHNGFLEVRNTRVFQYSPYALLELFHLMQLHPQLKGVRANTIRLVRTNLHRINASFRRDIACRSLFMEILRQPAGITHELRRMNAYGVLGRYIPAFGRVVGQMQHDLFHVYTVDQHSLFVVRNLRRFTIAQHQHEFPLASSIIQTLTKPERLYLGGLFHDIAKGRGGDHSVLGEQEAEHFCQQHGMSEYDTHFVMWLVRHHLIMSDTAQRQDIMDPEVVRRFAERVGDKEHLDNLYLLTVADMRGTSPKVWNVWKGRLLSMLYHATLHELHRGVGQPLDHEARVNDLRADVMRRLTDKKIAANLVEEHWQRMDIDYFLRHEADSLAWHTEMITRASASELPLVAVRHHPEAGGTEILVYGPDRDGLFVDLTAGIDRLNLSIWDARIHTTRFGFALDTFVVLDHANQPIAEPAQLARIQTAMREQLLNPRPGRDLHHAHLSRALKHFPIRTHVAFDVSVNGQTTVMEVTAQDRPGLLYQVALALAACNVRLVTAKVATFGERVEDIFYVVTRDGRLVSDPAQQQHLATEIGQRLDPPVEQVQAAM from the coding sequence GTGACCACACGCGTCGGTAAAGACGAAGTCTTCAACGCCGCCAAATTCGAACACGCTCTGCGCGAAACCGCCGATGTGCCGAGCACACTGGCCGCCTTCCGCACAACGCTACGCGACGGCCGCGAAGCGCTGAAACGGCACTATCTCTCGCACCCACGACAGGCCACGCACATCATCGCCCTGCACGCCTCGCTGGTCGACGAGTTGCTGATCCGCGCCTGGCAACATCATCAAAGCCTCCTCCCTGCCCATGCCGCGCTATCGCTAATCGCCGTTGGCGGCTATGGACGCGGCGAGCTGCATCCGGGATCGGACGTCGACATTCTGCTGTTGTTGAAAAAAGCCGGCGCCAACGACGTGCTCATGTTCGCCGAGACGTTCGTGCGTTTCCTCTGGGATATCGGTCTCGAGATCGGCCACAGCGTGCGCACCCTGAAGGAATGTACACAGCAAGCTAAAGGCGACGTCACCATCGCCACTAATTTGATGGAGACGCGCCTGCTCGTCGGCGATGCCGCACTATTCCAGCAATTGCGGGTTGCCACTCATCCGAAAAAAATTTGGCCGAGCAATAAATTCTTCGCCGCCAAGCGCGAGGAACAACGCGAACGTCATTTACGTTTCGACGACACTGCATACAACCTGGAGCCGAACATCAAGGAAGGCCCGGGCGGACTACGCGATATCCAAATGATCTCGTGGGTGACGCAACGCCACTTCGACACGCAATCGTTACACGAGCTGGTTGAACACGGCTTCCTACACGAACCGGAGTATCGCGCGCTCGTACGCGGCCGTGATTTTCTGTGGCAGGTGCGCTGCGGCTTGCATTATCTGGCCGGCCGGCGCGAAGAACGCCTGTTGTTCGATCATCAGCGCGCGCTCGCCAAACTGTTCGGCTACGTCGATCAAGACGGCGCGCTCGCGGTCGAGCAGTTCATGAAGCGCTATTACCGCGCGATCAAAGAACTGTCGCTACTGAACGTCATCCTGCTACAACATTTCGAAGAAGCGATTCTCACGCGTGGTCGCGCCAAAATCGAACCAATCAATCGTCGGTTCCAATCGCACAACGGCTTTCTCGAAGTACGCAATACGCGCGTCTTCCAATATTCGCCGTACGCCTTGCTCGAGCTGTTTCATTTGATGCAGCTGCATCCGCAGTTGAAAGGCGTACGTGCCAACACCATTCGGCTGGTACGCACCAACCTGCATCGCATCAACGCGTCGTTCCGGCGCGACATCGCCTGTCGCAGCTTGTTCATGGAGATCTTGCGCCAACCGGCCGGCATCACGCACGAGCTGCGGCGCATGAATGCCTACGGCGTGCTCGGTCGCTACATTCCGGCGTTCGGTCGGGTCGTCGGGCAGATGCAACATGATCTGTTTCATGTATATACCGTCGATCAACATTCGCTATTCGTCGTGCGCAATCTGCGGCGATTCACCATCGCCCAGCATCAGCACGAATTTCCGCTCGCCAGCAGCATCATCCAAACGCTGACGAAACCGGAACGGCTCTATCTCGGTGGCTTGTTTCACGATATCGCCAAAGGCCGCGGTGGCGACCATTCGGTGCTCGGTGAGCAAGAGGCCGAGCACTTTTGCCAGCAACACGGAATGAGCGAGTACGATACGCACTTCGTCATGTGGCTGGTGCGCCATCACTTGATCATGTCGGACACGGCGCAACGGCAAGACATCATGGATCCCGAGGTCGTGCGTCGTTTCGCCGAACGTGTCGGCGACAAAGAGCACCTCGATAATCTTTATCTGCTGACCGTCGCCGATATGCGCGGCACCAGTCCCAAGGTTTGGAATGTTTGGAAGGGTCGTCTGCTATCCATGCTCTACCACGCGACGCTGCACGAGCTACACCGCGGCGTCGGTCAACCGCTCGACCATGAGGCGCGCGTCAACGACTTGCGCGCCGACGTCATGCGACGACTGACAGACAAAAAAATCGCCGCCAACCTCGTCGAGGAACATTGGCAACGCATGGACATCGATTATTTCTTACGCCACGAGGCCGACAGCTTGGCATGGCATACGGAGATGATCACGCGTGCGTCAGCGTCGGAATTGCCGTTAGTCGCCGTGCGCCATCACCCAGAAGCCGGCGGTACAGAAATTTTGGTATACGGACCCGACCGCGATGGTTTGTTCGTCGATCTCACTGCCGGTATCGACCGGCTGAACTTGTCGATCTGGGATGCGCGCATCCACACCACGCGCTTCGGTTTCGCCCTCGATACCTTCGTCGTACTCGATCATGCCAATCAGCCGATCGCCGAACCGGCACAACTCGCGCGTATTCAAACGGCGATGCGCGAGCAATTGTTAAATCCGCGCCCCGGCCGTGACCTGCATCACGCCCATCTATCGCGAGCGCTCAAGCATTTCCCGATTCGCACCCACGTGGCCTTCGATGTATCGGTCAATGGCCAAACGACCGTAATGGAGGTCACGGCGCAAGATCGTCCCGGTCTGCTGTATCAGGTGGCGCTCGCCCTCGCCGCCTGCAACGTGCGATTGGTCACCGCGAAGGTCGCGACGTTCGGCGAGCGTGTTGAGGATATTTTTTATGTCGTGACACGTGACGGACGACTGGTGAGCGATCCGGCGCAACAGCAACATCTTGCAACCGAGATCGGGCAGCGACTCGATCCGCCAGTGGAGCAAGTCCAAGCGGCGATGTGA
- the map gene encoding type I methionyl aminopeptidase, which translates to MSVTLKTPAEIEKMRTSGRLAAEVLDMIGPHVAPGVSTGELDRICHDYIVNVQKAIPAPLNYKGFPKSICTSVNHQVCHGIPGDKVLKKGDIVNIDVTVIKDGFHGDTSRMYFVGEPSVQARRLVQITRECMERGIAQVRPGIRLGDIGHAIQTHAERHGFSVVREYCGHGIGRVFHEDPQVLHYGQPGTGMTLAAGMTFTIEPMINAGRPEVKLLPDQWTVVTRDHSLSAQWEHTVLVTDNGYEILTRSSATPS; encoded by the coding sequence ATGTCTGTGACCCTAAAAACCCCAGCAGAAATCGAAAAAATGCGCACTTCCGGTCGCCTAGCGGCGGAAGTGCTCGATATGATCGGGCCGCATGTCGCCCCCGGCGTTAGCACCGGCGAACTCGACCGTATTTGCCACGATTACATCGTCAATGTGCAAAAGGCGATCCCTGCCCCGCTCAATTACAAAGGATTCCCCAAATCCATCTGCACCTCGGTCAATCACCAGGTGTGCCACGGCATTCCGGGCGACAAGGTCCTTAAGAAAGGCGATATCGTCAATATCGACGTCACCGTCATCAAAGACGGCTTCCATGGCGATACCAGCCGGATGTACTTCGTCGGCGAACCCTCGGTGCAGGCACGCCGGCTGGTGCAAATCACGCGCGAGTGCATGGAACGCGGCATCGCTCAGGTGCGGCCGGGCATACGGCTCGGCGACATCGGCCACGCCATCCAGACACATGCCGAGCGTCACGGTTTTTCGGTCGTACGCGAATACTGCGGCCACGGCATTGGCCGCGTGTTTCACGAAGACCCGCAAGTCCTGCACTACGGCCAACCCGGAACCGGCATGACGCTCGCCGCCGGCATGACCTTCACCATCGAACCGATGATCAATGCCGGCCGGCCGGAAGTGAAGTTGCTACCGGATCAATGGACCGTGGTCACACGCGATCACTCGTTATCGGCGCAATGGGAGCACACCGTGCTCGTAACCGACAACGGTTATGAAATCCTTACGCGCTCGTCTGCCACGCCCTCGTGA
- the rpsB gene encoding 30S ribosomal protein S2 translates to MSSVTMRQMLEAGVHFGHQTRFWHPKMRPYIFGERNKIHIINLEKTLPLFQDAMQFLKRLSGNRGTILFVGTKRQAQEIVAEEAVRAGCPYVNHRWLGGMLTNYRTVKKSIERLKLLEATLQDEKSAEKLSKKELLDIERERVKLERSLGGIKDMGGLPDALFIIDVGHEYIAISEANKLGIPVVGVVDSNCKPDGVDYVIPGNDDAIRAIRLYAGAAGDAIVEGRGHVETMGEGDDEEFVELKDEPAKVKVAAKRRSTRADGTDGEAVAEEVEAPAKAKRPVRSNKARPSGKKGDE, encoded by the coding sequence ATGAGCTCTGTGACAATGCGCCAGATGCTGGAGGCCGGTGTTCATTTCGGCCACCAGACCCGTTTTTGGCATCCCAAGATGCGCCCGTACATTTTCGGCGAGCGCAATAAAATCCACATCATCAATCTCGAGAAGACGCTGCCGCTGTTTCAAGATGCGATGCAGTTCCTGAAACGTCTCTCGGGTAATCGCGGCACCATTCTGTTCGTCGGCACCAAGCGTCAAGCGCAGGAAATCGTGGCGGAAGAAGCCGTCCGCGCCGGTTGCCCGTACGTCAATCATCGTTGGCTCGGCGGCATGCTGACCAACTACCGCACTGTTAAGAAGTCGATCGAGCGTTTGAAGCTGCTCGAAGCGACGCTGCAAGACGAAAAAAGCGCCGAAAAGTTGTCAAAGAAAGAACTGCTCGATATCGAACGCGAACGCGTGAAGCTTGAGCGTAGTCTCGGCGGCATCAAGGACATGGGCGGTCTGCCCGACGCGCTGTTCATTATCGACGTCGGTCATGAGTACATCGCCATTTCCGAAGCGAACAAGCTCGGTATTCCGGTGGTCGGCGTAGTCGATTCCAACTGCAAGCCCGACGGTGTCGATTACGTGATCCCCGGCAATGACGATGCGATTCGTGCGATCCGGTTGTATGCCGGTGCTGCTGGCGACGCCATCGTTGAAGGTCGCGGTCACGTCGAAACGATGGGTGAAGGCGATGACGAAGAGTTCGTCGAGTTGAAAGACGAGCCGGCGAAAGTGAAGGTTGCCGCGAAGCGCCGTTCCACGCGCGCCGACGGTACCGACGGTGAAGCCGTCGCGGAAGAAGTCGAAGCGCCGGCCAAAGCCAAGCGTCCGGTACGTAGTAACAAAGCGCGTCCTAGCGGTAAGAAGGGCGACGAGTAA
- a CDS encoding elongation factor Ts produces the protein MSISAEQVKELRERTGLGMMECKQALVEAKGDMSTAEDLLRKKAGAKVDRKAGRTAAEGAIGLHVSADRKLAAIAEVNSETDFVAKGDDFSAFANVAAASAAANSPIDIDALYASSTPDKGETVAKKREWIVMKLGENIGVRRFTRYASTKGHIGAYVHGRKIGVLVELEGGDESLARDIAMHIAASRPECVSKDQVPVDLIAKEKEIFTEQAKASGKPDNIIEKMVEGRINKYLGEITLLGQPFVKDPDTTVEKLLKGAGAKVVRFARFEVGEGIAEVAGS, from the coding sequence ATGAGTATTTCAGCAGAACAGGTCAAGGAGCTGCGCGAGCGCACCGGCCTTGGCATGATGGAATGTAAGCAAGCGCTGGTCGAAGCCAAGGGCGATATGTCGACCGCGGAAGATTTGTTGCGCAAGAAGGCCGGCGCCAAGGTCGACAGGAAGGCTGGGCGCACGGCTGCCGAGGGTGCGATTGGTTTGCATGTGAGCGCCGATCGTAAACTTGCCGCTATTGCTGAGGTGAATAGCGAAACCGATTTCGTCGCCAAGGGCGACGATTTCTCTGCATTTGCGAATGTCGCCGCTGCCAGTGCGGCTGCCAACAGCCCCATCGACATAGACGCTTTGTATGCTTCGTCGACGCCTGACAAAGGCGAGACGGTGGCGAAGAAGCGCGAGTGGATCGTGATGAAACTCGGCGAGAACATCGGTGTGCGCCGCTTCACTCGCTACGCCTCGACCAAGGGTCACATTGGCGCTTACGTGCATGGCCGCAAGATCGGCGTGCTCGTCGAGCTCGAAGGCGGTGATGAGAGTTTGGCGAGAGATATCGCCATGCACATCGCTGCCAGCCGTCCTGAATGCGTGTCGAAAGACCAGGTGCCGGTCGATTTAATCGCGAAAGAAAAGGAAATTTTCACTGAACAGGCGAAGGCCTCCGGCAAACCAGATAACATCATCGAGAAGATGGTCGAAGGCCGCATTAATAAGTATCTCGGCGAGATCACGCTGCTCGGTCAGCCGTTCGTAAAAGATCCCGATACAACGGTGGAGAAGCTGCTCAAGGGTGCAGGTGCGAAGGTTGTGCGCTTTGCGCGTTTTGAGGTAGGCGAGGGTATCGCCGAAGTGGCTGGGAGCTGA